A DNA window from Streptomyces bacillaris contains the following coding sequences:
- a CDS encoding ABC transporter permease — protein sequence MFLALRDLRFARGRFALMGAVVALIAVLGVLLSGLASGLADAGVSGLRALPVTHMAFDEKATSEQFSRSTVEQEDWRAWSEAPGVKRAEPFGNTLANAQVTQGAKKGEQVNLAVFGMSPDSSLAPSPSKGEGLREGGAGIVITREIAELGVEVGDILTADKSEVRLEVVGLVDETVSYGHIGVAYADLDTWRHLHYGLPGDLPAAAGRQATAVALTLEPGTDVATVTKATGTRADTKEATFGASPGYTAESSTMALIKGFLYAISALVVGAFFTVWTVQRKAEIALLKALGAPTGYILRDALAQVVAVLIGATAVGTAVGLALGSTMIGKAPFSLSAPAIATSSGLLIVLGTVGAAVAVRRITAVDPLTALGATR from the coding sequence GTGTTCCTTGCCCTACGCGATCTGCGCTTCGCCCGCGGTCGCTTCGCACTGATGGGCGCGGTGGTCGCGCTCATCGCCGTACTCGGTGTGCTCCTGTCCGGGCTTGCCTCCGGTTTGGCGGATGCCGGTGTGTCCGGTCTCCGCGCGCTGCCCGTGACGCACATGGCCTTCGACGAGAAAGCGACCAGCGAGCAGTTCTCCCGCTCGACCGTCGAGCAGGAGGACTGGCGGGCGTGGTCCGAGGCTCCGGGGGTGAAGCGGGCTGAGCCTTTCGGGAACACCCTGGCCAATGCACAGGTGACCCAGGGCGCCAAGAAGGGCGAACAGGTCAACCTCGCCGTCTTCGGCATGTCACCGGACTCCTCCCTCGCCCCCAGCCCCAGCAAAGGTGAGGGCCTGAGGGAGGGTGGTGCGGGCATCGTGATCACCCGGGAAATCGCAGAGCTCGGCGTGGAGGTCGGCGACATTCTGACGGCGGACAAGAGCGAGGTGCGACTGGAGGTCGTCGGGCTGGTCGACGAGACCGTCTCCTATGGCCACATCGGTGTCGCCTACGCCGACCTCGACACCTGGCGGCACCTTCACTACGGCCTGCCGGGCGACCTGCCCGCAGCCGCAGGCCGCCAAGCCACGGCCGTCGCCCTGACCCTGGAGCCGGGTACCGATGTCGCCACCGTGACGAAGGCGACCGGAACCCGTGCCGACACCAAGGAGGCCACCTTCGGCGCGTCTCCCGGTTACACGGCGGAGTCGAGCACCATGGCCCTGATCAAGGGCTTCCTCTACGCCATCTCGGCCTTGGTCGTCGGCGCCTTCTTCACCGTCTGGACCGTGCAGCGCAAAGCCGAGATCGCCCTGCTGAAGGCACTGGGAGCTCCCACGGGATACATCCTGCGCGATGCGCTCGCCCAGGTAGTCGCCGTACTCATCGGTGCCACGGCCGTCGGCACCGCTGTGGGCCTGGCCCTGGGCAGCACGATGATCGGCAAGGCGCCCTTCTCCCTCTCCGCTCCGGCCATCGCGACCTCCTCCGGCCTCCTCATCGTCCTCGGGACTGTCGGCGCAGCCGTCGCTGTCCGCCGTATCACCGCCGTCGACCCCCTGACAGCTCTGGGAGCCACCCGATGA
- a CDS encoding TetR/AcrR family transcriptional regulator, which yields MPKINASTVAEHRAQQREVLIGAAIDILVNEGATAVTPAAVGARAGLARSSVYQYFDSSAALLSTITEEAFRRSNEALSQALAAAEGPLERVEAFFRQSLRLGADGAHRPAVALMNVGLPPACQQRLMELHLEQVEPFRAAVRELGVPEPALTADLIAGMLHTALAAVDNGTPLDTVTQRTLALVRRCLTPADGTISAPEEVA from the coding sequence ATGCCGAAGATCAACGCCTCCACCGTCGCCGAGCACCGCGCCCAGCAACGCGAGGTGCTGATCGGGGCGGCGATCGACATCCTGGTCAACGAGGGCGCCACCGCCGTCACACCGGCGGCGGTCGGCGCCCGCGCCGGTCTGGCCCGCTCCAGCGTCTACCAGTACTTCGACTCCTCGGCCGCCCTCCTGTCCACCATCACGGAAGAAGCCTTCCGACGCTCCAACGAGGCACTCTCCCAGGCCCTGGCCGCTGCGGAAGGCCCGCTGGAACGCGTTGAGGCGTTCTTCCGGCAAAGCCTCCGCCTCGGTGCCGATGGCGCACACCGCCCCGCCGTCGCCCTCATGAACGTCGGCCTTCCTCCGGCCTGCCAACAGCGTCTGATGGAGCTCCACTTGGAGCAGGTCGAACCGTTCCGCGCTGCTGTCCGGGAACTCGGCGTTCCCGAGCCCGCACTCACGGCTGACCTGATCGCCGGAATGCTGCACACCGCCCTGGCCGCCGTCGACAACGGGACCCCTCTCGATACGGTCACACAGCGAACCCTCGCACTCGTGCGCCGCTGCCTCACCCCGGCCGACGGCACGATCAGCGCACCGGAGGAAGTGGCCTGA
- a CDS encoding putative T7SS-secreted protein, translated as MGIGDFVRDITPDVVEDVVEDGVEWVGDRVEDAGNWTGDRLEDAGWESGADWVREKSRSVANRMGAEVDEMDLGQTEDKTKLIYGSPSEIRSTATHLRKLQGAFDKVGGGLKGVDSSALKGQAADAFRNSVSVEPPKWFKAADAFEKAAAALDAFAGTVEWAQGQAQTAIDKWKAGTKASEEARDAYNEKTTTYNKAVDAYNAKPADERDPSTLPPKPGTFSDPGTGRMKEAQELLSEARKQRNTAAETARKAVTAARDAAPRKPRYAEQAMDGLAEYQVIKTHLAGGVVKGAAGILTFARSVNPMDLYNITHPAEYGLALNNTAAGLVRVANDPWGTGKQMLDDFMKDPAEGFGRLLPDAALTVATGGAGAGVKGARVVKEAADVASDARKLERNAPEGTHNRRDDERITDDTDPVDLASGRMFLPQTDVSLPGNLPLAFTRRVESGYTAGRFFGPTWSSTVDERLEIDANGVIHVTDDGLLITYPHPVPSLPTRPQSGTSRSILERDGTGDYTLTDPETQLTKHFAAPLAAEPGEDGTAWLVQIADRNNNTISIDRTDDGTPQELIHSAGHHLVLTTAEARVTGLSLLDGAGTVQPIKSYGYASGNLSTVTQPSGATLTFEYDEDRRITAWVDSNRSRYTYVYDGRDRVIAAGGEAGHVKLTLTYGGPDPVTGNRVTTLTSAEGDATRHLIDARCRVLATTDPLGHTTRFTYDIHGRQLSRTDPLGRVTSFTYDDHGHALTVTRPDGSQLTTKRDPSGSRTESRGPDGARRLQEFDEQGNLIAITDAAGQTTRWVLDGQGRPTSVTDALGATSTIRCDAAGMPTEVTDPAGSTTLVLRDAFSRPVHITDPTGAETRLEWDVDGRLSCRTAPGDVTESWTYDGEGNCLTYTDPVGGVSSFEYTHFDLPVSRTHPDGVRYSFRYDARLQLTHVINPQGLTWNYSYDAAGRMISERDFDGRTVSYRYDACGQLSSRTDALGQTISFKRDQLGRVVEKDADGRVTTYSYDQAGRLLQASGPDSELLYRYDRRGQVKTELVDGHAMAYAYDAVGRRTRRTTPTGHVTTYAYDNGGRPEHLTAGGRRVGFTHDVAGRETTREYGDSLTVTSVWDDGGRLSAEHLSADGRALNSRSYSYRSDGHITTFSDRLSGPRTFGLDAVGRITAVHAQGWTERYVYDADGNQTEATWPATHPGTEGAGIRSYDGTKLIRAGNTRFEYDALGRVTLRQRTRLSRKPDTWRYVWDAESRLSSVITPDGTRWRYRYDPLGRRTAKQRLCADGRTVVEEVTFAWDGLTLCEQTVRDPDLPHTVVLTWDHRSGIPLAQTERILSADTRQEEFDRRFFAIATDLVGTPTELVDEAGTIAWRTRTTVWGTTAWSRKSTAYTPLRFPGQYYDPETGLHYNLFRHYDPEAGRYVSPDPLGLAPGPNPVAYVDNPFTWCDPLGLMPKCPRERARKVSDQVVERAQGGKMRKSANYHADTRHAFSDDRVLEILKNPDAVYHSQGQRGNLTFRQGEDVVITKGPGAGAGDVITAYGPSGIRGESGAKAFGGSADDPGLPVTHDDIVNGNIPDSRGGTMAPAEQIR; from the coding sequence ATGGGGATCGGGGATTTCGTCCGGGACATCACGCCCGACGTCGTCGAGGACGTGGTCGAGGACGGTGTCGAGTGGGTCGGTGACCGGGTCGAGGATGCCGGGAACTGGACCGGCGACCGGCTGGAGGACGCTGGCTGGGAGTCCGGGGCGGACTGGGTCCGGGAGAAGTCCCGGTCGGTGGCGAACCGGATGGGCGCCGAGGTCGACGAGATGGACCTCGGGCAGACCGAGGACAAGACCAAGCTCATCTACGGCAGCCCGTCCGAGATCCGGTCCACCGCCACCCACCTGCGCAAGCTCCAGGGCGCGTTCGACAAGGTCGGCGGTGGGCTCAAGGGCGTGGACTCGTCCGCGCTCAAGGGTCAGGCGGCGGACGCGTTCCGGAACTCCGTATCGGTCGAGCCGCCCAAGTGGTTCAAGGCCGCCGACGCCTTCGAGAAGGCGGCCGCCGCGCTTGACGCCTTCGCGGGGACCGTGGAGTGGGCCCAGGGGCAGGCGCAGACCGCGATCGACAAGTGGAAGGCCGGGACCAAGGCGTCGGAGGAGGCCCGGGACGCGTACAACGAGAAGACGACCACGTACAACAAGGCCGTCGACGCCTACAACGCCAAACCCGCCGACGAGCGCGACCCCTCCACCCTGCCGCCCAAGCCGGGCACCTTCAGCGATCCGGGCACCGGGCGGATGAAGGAAGCCCAGGAGTTGCTCTCGGAGGCGCGCAAACAGCGCAACACCGCCGCCGAGACTGCCCGCAAGGCCGTGACCGCGGCCCGGGACGCCGCCCCGCGGAAGCCGCGCTACGCCGAGCAGGCCATGGACGGGCTCGCCGAGTACCAGGTCATCAAGACCCATCTCGCGGGCGGCGTCGTCAAGGGCGCGGCAGGCATTCTGACCTTCGCGCGCAGCGTCAATCCCATGGATCTGTACAACATCACCCACCCCGCCGAGTACGGGCTCGCGCTCAACAACACCGCCGCCGGGCTCGTCCGGGTCGCCAACGACCCCTGGGGCACCGGCAAGCAAATGCTCGACGACTTCATGAAGGACCCCGCCGAAGGCTTCGGCCGGCTTCTCCCCGACGCCGCTCTCACCGTCGCGACCGGCGGGGCGGGGGCAGGCGTGAAGGGGGCCCGGGTGGTGAAGGAGGCCGCCGATGTCGCCTCAGACGCGCGCAAGCTGGAGCGCAATGCGCCTGAAGGCACCCACAACCGTCGTGACGACGAGCGCATCACCGACGACACCGACCCGGTCGACCTGGCGTCCGGCCGTATGTTCCTCCCGCAGACCGACGTATCGCTTCCTGGGAACCTGCCACTCGCCTTCACCCGCCGAGTGGAATCGGGCTACACAGCCGGCCGGTTCTTCGGCCCCACCTGGTCCTCAACCGTCGACGAACGTCTGGAGATCGACGCCAACGGCGTCATCCATGTCACCGACGACGGACTGTTGATCACCTACCCCCACCCCGTCCCCAGCCTGCCCACCCGACCCCAGAGCGGGACATCACGCAGCATCCTGGAACGCGACGGAACCGGCGACTACACGCTGACCGACCCCGAGACCCAGCTGACCAAGCACTTCGCAGCACCTCTTGCGGCGGAACCTGGCGAAGACGGCACCGCCTGGCTCGTCCAGATCGCCGACCGCAACAACAACACCATCAGCATCGACCGCACCGACGATGGCACACCACAGGAACTCATCCACTCCGCCGGCCATCACCTTGTCCTCACCACGGCCGAAGCCCGGGTCACCGGGCTGAGTCTGTTGGACGGAGCAGGAACGGTCCAACCGATCAAGAGCTACGGCTACGCATCCGGCAACCTCTCCACCGTCACCCAACCGTCCGGAGCGACTCTGACCTTTGAGTACGACGAAGACCGCCGGATAACAGCCTGGGTCGACTCCAACCGGAGCCGATACACGTATGTATACGACGGGCGCGACCGAGTGATCGCAGCAGGAGGTGAGGCCGGGCACGTCAAGCTCACTCTCACCTACGGCGGCCCCGACCCCGTGACAGGCAACCGCGTCACCACCCTGACCTCTGCTGAGGGTGATGCCACCCGGCATCTGATCGACGCCAGGTGCCGCGTCCTCGCGACCACCGACCCACTCGGCCACACCACCCGATTCACATACGACATACACGGCAGACAGCTCAGCCGTACTGACCCGCTCGGCCGTGTCACCTCCTTCACGTACGACGATCACGGTCATGCGCTCACCGTCACACGGCCGGACGGCAGTCAGCTGACGACGAAACGTGACCCATCGGGAAGCCGGACGGAATCGCGAGGTCCGGACGGCGCGCGCCGTCTGCAGGAGTTCGACGAACAGGGCAACCTGATAGCGATCACCGACGCGGCCGGGCAGACCACCCGTTGGGTCCTCGACGGGCAGGGCCGGCCGACCTCGGTCACCGACGCGTTGGGAGCGACCAGCACCATTCGTTGTGACGCTGCCGGTATGCCGACGGAGGTGACCGACCCGGCCGGATCCACCACCCTGGTGCTGCGCGACGCCTTCAGCCGCCCGGTACACATCACCGATCCGACAGGCGCCGAAACTCGACTTGAGTGGGATGTGGACGGCCGCCTGAGCTGTCGGACAGCCCCGGGTGACGTGACCGAGTCGTGGACATACGACGGGGAAGGCAACTGCCTCACCTACACCGATCCGGTCGGCGGTGTCTCATCCTTTGAATACACCCACTTCGACCTGCCGGTAAGCCGAACCCATCCGGACGGAGTCCGGTACTCATTCCGGTACGACGCCCGGTTGCAGCTCACCCACGTCATCAACCCCCAGGGACTGACGTGGAATTACTCGTATGACGCAGCCGGCCGCATGATCTCGGAAAGGGACTTCGACGGGCGCACCGTGTCCTACCGCTATGACGCCTGCGGACAGCTCAGCTCCCGCACCGACGCCCTCGGTCAAACCATCTCGTTCAAGCGTGACCAACTCGGTCGAGTTGTCGAGAAGGACGCCGATGGACGAGTGACCACCTACTCCTACGATCAGGCCGGACGCCTTCTGCAGGCGTCCGGACCGGACAGCGAACTCCTCTACCGCTACGACCGACGGGGCCAGGTGAAAACCGAGCTGGTGGACGGACACGCCATGGCCTACGCATACGACGCCGTTGGCCGCCGCACCCGCCGAACTACACCCACAGGGCACGTAACCACGTATGCCTACGACAACGGTGGACGACCCGAGCACCTGACCGCAGGGGGCCGCCGAGTCGGCTTCACCCACGATGTCGCGGGGCGGGAGACAACGCGCGAGTACGGCGACTCCCTCACCGTCACGTCGGTGTGGGACGACGGGGGACGACTCTCTGCGGAGCACCTCAGCGCCGATGGCCGCGCGCTCAACAGCCGCAGCTACAGTTACCGTTCGGACGGACACATCACCACGTTCTCTGACCGGCTCTCGGGCCCTCGTACGTTCGGCCTCGACGCGGTCGGCCGCATCACCGCAGTGCACGCGCAGGGTTGGACGGAGCGTTACGTCTACGATGCCGACGGCAACCAGACCGAAGCCACCTGGCCCGCCACGCATCCGGGTACCGAGGGAGCTGGGATTCGGTCCTATGACGGCACGAAGCTCATCCGGGCCGGAAACACCCGTTTCGAGTACGACGCTCTCGGCCGCGTCACCCTGCGGCAGCGAACCCGGCTCTCCCGCAAGCCTGATACCTGGCGCTACGTGTGGGACGCCGAAAGCCGTCTTTCCTCAGTGATCACCCCGGACGGCACCCGATGGCGCTATCGGTACGACCCTCTGGGGCGCCGCACCGCGAAACAGCGTCTGTGCGCCGACGGCAGGACGGTCGTCGAAGAGGTCACATTCGCCTGGGATGGCCTCACTCTCTGCGAACAGACGGTTCGGGACCCAGATCTGCCGCATACCGTAGTCCTCACATGGGATCACCGCAGCGGCATTCCTCTCGCCCAGACCGAACGCATCCTGAGCGCCGACACCCGTCAGGAGGAGTTCGACCGGCGGTTCTTCGCCATCGCAACCGATCTCGTCGGCACCCCCACCGAACTCGTCGACGAGGCCGGCACCATAGCCTGGCGTACGCGCACCACCGTCTGGGGCACCACTGCCTGGTCCCGAAAGAGCACTGCCTACACTCCTCTGCGCTTTCCCGGCCAGTACTACGACCCGGAGACCGGACTCCACTACAACCTCTTCCGCCATTACGATCCGGAAGCAGGTCGCTACGTCTCTCCCGACCCCCTCGGCCTGGCACCCGGGCCCAACCCCGTCGCCTACGTCGACAACCCCTTCACTTGGTGTGACCCACTGGGCCTCATGCCCAAGTGCCCGAGAGAGAGGGCCCGGAAGGTTTCCGACCAGGTGGTCGAGCGGGCCCAGGGAGGGAAGATGAGGAAGTCCGCCAACTACCACGCGGACACGCGGCATGCGTTCAGCGACGACCGTGTGCTGGAGATCCTCAAGAATCCCGACGCGGTTTACCACTCCCAGGGGCAACGAGGGAACCTCACCTTCCGGCAAGGGGAAGACGTCGTGATCACCAAGGGGCCGGGGGCAGGCGCGGGCGACGTCATCACCGCGTACGGTCCGTCGGGAATCAGAGGAGAAAGCGGCGCCAAGGCATTCGGTGGCTCGGCTGACGACCCCGGCCTGCCAGTAACCCATGACGATATTGTGAACGGCAACATTCCGGACAGCCGGGGCGGCACGATGGCGCCCGCCGAGCAGATCCGGTGA
- a CDS encoding ABC transporter ATP-binding protein: MITPTTGHQATAATASSSGLCLDDVTLTLGDGDAAVTALDHVGLTVAPGEFVAVVGPSGSGKSSLLAVAGGLQRPTSGTVRIADTELTALPDKERTATRRHHIGFVFQQSNLLASLTVREQLLLPLHIDGRLDAAARARADELIEAVGLTPRAGSRPHQLSGGERQRAGLARALMTSPAVLLVDEPTSALDRVRSAEAVRLIAEQTHERGTATVMVTHDTAIMDAADRVHEMVDGRLS; the protein is encoded by the coding sequence ATGATCACACCCACCACCGGCCACCAGGCCACGGCCGCCACCGCGAGCTCCAGCGGACTGTGTCTGGATGACGTCACCCTCACTCTCGGTGACGGTGACGCTGCAGTGACAGCCCTCGACCATGTCGGCCTGACCGTAGCCCCGGGCGAGTTCGTCGCCGTCGTCGGCCCCTCCGGGTCTGGAAAATCCAGCCTCCTCGCTGTCGCAGGCGGCCTCCAGAGGCCCACCTCGGGCACCGTGCGCATCGCCGACACCGAGCTGACCGCCTTGCCGGACAAGGAACGCACCGCCACCCGCCGCCACCACATCGGCTTCGTCTTCCAGCAGTCGAACCTGCTGGCCTCCCTCACCGTCAGGGAACAGCTCCTGCTGCCTCTACACATCGACGGCCGTCTCGACGCCGCAGCTCGGGCCCGGGCCGACGAACTCATCGAGGCGGTCGGGCTAACGCCCCGGGCGGGGTCTCGCCCGCACCAGCTCTCCGGAGGTGAACGCCAGCGAGCGGGCCTGGCCCGGGCTCTGATGACCTCTCCCGCCGTCCTGCTGGTCGACGAACCCACCTCGGCGCTGGACCGGGTGCGCTCAGCCGAGGCGGTACGGTTGATCGCCGAGCAGACCCACGAGCGCGGCACGGCAACGGTCATGGTCACCCACGACACGGCGATAATGGACGCAGCCGACCGGGTCCACGAGATGGTCGACGGCCGCCTGTCCTGA
- a CDS encoding ATP-binding cassette domain-containing protein — translation MACALGELLTVLDDFGVLALAVCAPALLALPLRRRLPLTALCATLPAVATWHLLLPVENLSFRVEPGKVTGFLGPNGAGKSTTMRLMLGLDAGEGETLFDGVPYRELAEPARRVGAMLDARSFHPARTAVNHLRMLAKGAGLPVTRAAAAAGDQAGRRGRLHHSDIPAGRTEERGARYHGRP, via the coding sequence GTGGCGTGCGCGCTGGGCGAGCTGCTGACCGTACTCGACGACTTCGGCGTGCTGGCTCTGGCCGTGTGCGCCCCGGCCCTGCTCGCCCTGCCACTGCGTCGGCGTCTCCCACTGACCGCGCTCTGCGCCACTCTGCCGGCCGTCGCCACCTGGCACCTGCTGCTCCCGGTGGAGAACCTGTCCTTCCGGGTGGAACCGGGGAAGGTCACCGGTTTCCTCGGACCCAACGGCGCCGGCAAGTCGACCACCATGCGGCTCATGCTGGGACTCGACGCCGGTGAGGGCGAAACCCTCTTCGACGGTGTCCCCTACCGCGAACTGGCCGAACCCGCGCGCCGGGTGGGGGCGATGCTCGACGCCCGCTCCTTCCACCCGGCCCGGACGGCCGTCAACCACCTGCGGATGCTCGCGAAAGGGGCCGGACTGCCGGTCACCCGCGCCGCAGCAGCGGCAGGTGATCAGGCCGGGCGCCGAGGCCGGCTTCATCACTCGGATATTCCGGCAGGTCGGACAGAGGAAAGAGGAGCGCGGTACCACGGAAGGCCGTGA